The following nucleotide sequence is from Betaproteobacteria bacterium.
ATGAACACGGGAATGCAGGACGCCTGCAATCTTGCCTGGAAGCTCGCCATGGTCTGCCGCGGCATGGCGGCCGCCCCCTCACTGCTCGACAGCTACGACGCCGAGCGCAGACCGGTCGGGGCCGAGGTGATCGCCGCGGCGGGTCGCCTCACCAAGCTGGCCCTGATCCGCAATCCCGTCGCGCAGCACCTGCGCGACGCGGTGGCCTATGTGCTGCTGGGTCTCGCGCCGGTCCAGCGCGCGCTCGAAGGTTCGATGACGGAGACGTCGGTCGGCTACGCCGACAGCCCGATCAATGGAACCACACAGGGATTGGGCATAGCAGCGGGCGCACGCATGCGGCCGGCGGCGGGCGAGGCGCCGTACGGCGCCGGTGACGCCCCGCGTTTCACCCTGCGCGCCAACGTGTCGGGGACGCCGCCGCTCACATCCGTCCAAGACTTGCTGGATCCCACGGTCCGACCGAACGCCGCCGGCCGCGGGATCGAGCTCGTGCGACCGGACGGCTATCTGGCGATGTCGGCTGCCGACGGCGATTGGGCGCAGGTTGCGGATTACCTCGAGCGGTTCGCCGGGGCCTAGATATCCAAGTCCGCCCGTCTCGGGAACCTGCTCATTCGGATACCGCCGGCGGATGTTCGAGTTGCTTGATGCGAGCTTTCAGCTGCTCGATCACGGTGTCGCGTTCTTCGATTGCTCGACGCACGTCCTCCGCCTCGAACCGCTCCGGGATGTGCTTCGAGCAGTTCCAGTCGAACGCCTCGACCGAAATCTTCATCACGCGCTGAACGTGCCCCCGGTGAGAGTCTTCGACGAGCGCATCGAGCTGCGGATCGTCTAGCGTCACCTCGCGTACCGACAGCCGACCGAGAATCTTCAGCCGTGCGCGCCGGCCGTAGTCGACGAGAATCAGCGCGACGCGATCGTTGCCGGCGAGATTGCCGATGCTCACGAGCTGCCGATTGCCGCCGAAATCCGCGAACCCGAGCGTGTTCGCGTCGAGCACCTTGAGGAAGCCGACCGGTCCGCCGCGATGCTGCACGTACGGCCAGCCGGTTTCGGATACCGTCGCCATATAGAGGCTGCGTTGTGCGGCGATGAATTCGGTCTCGGCGGCACCGAGACGGTCGTTCTGCGTACCGTCGTTGCGTTCGAATGCACGTGCGTAGCTGTTGCGGCTGCCGTCGCGAGTCTGTGCGGCTTTCACCGCGGGCGTGAAGGCGATGCGGGCGAATGCGTGGCTCATGGCGGGCTCCGGGGTCGACGGGTCAGGTGGTTGCGACGCGGGTGCGCGTTGGGGTGACGCGGCTATGCGAAAGTCTGCGTGATGAGTTGCGCGATCTCTGGCGCATATTCCTCGAGCGCAAAGTGACCGCCGTCGAGGAAATGCAGTTGCGCGTCGGGCAGGTCGTCGCGGAAGGCCTTCGCACCGTCGACGGTGAAGAAGGGGTCACCGCGGCCCCACACGATCAGCGTCTTCGGCCGGTGCGCACGGAAGTACTGATGCCAGGCGTCGTACTGCGCGACGTTGTTCGCGTAGTCGCGGAACAGCGCGAGCTGCTTCAAGTCGTTGCCAGGCCGGTCGAGCAGCGCCTGATCGAGCGTCCAGGGGTCGGGGTTGAGCGCCTGCGGGTCGCGCGCGCC
It contains:
- a CDS encoding pyridoxamine 5'-phosphate oxidase family protein, which gives rise to MSHAFARIAFTPAVKAAQTRDGSRNSYARAFERNDGTQNDRLGAAETEFIAAQRSLYMATVSETGWPYVQHRGGPVGFLKVLDANTLGFADFGGNRQLVSIGNLAGNDRVALILVDYGRRARLKILGRLSVREVTLDDPQLDALVEDSHRGHVQRVMKISVEAFDWNCSKHIPERFEAEDVRRAIEERDTVIEQLKARIKQLEHPPAVSE